The DNA window AGGATATTTGCTTCCCTTCCTACAGGAACAATTTACCCAAGGGGAAGACCATCTTTCTGAAGGAAGCAATGGAGATAGCAGACGATGACTCATTGGAATTTTACAGCCACTTCCTAGTGAAGAAGGCATCAGGAGGATGTCAACCAGTGGTAGACCTTTCGACACTGAACCTCTGCCTGCAGCAGGCACCCTTCACCATGGAGATGCCCCAGCCAGTCCTGGCATCAATCAGGGAGAATGAACACATGGTGTCAGTAGATGTGTAGAGTGCTTACCTACACATCCCCATCCACAAAGCCTCCAGAAAGTACCTGTGGTTCATCTCCCAGGGAGTAGTTGACCAGTTCAGGGCCCTCTGCTTTGGCATTATAAGGATAATTTCATGCACCCTGTTCCCCAAAGTCCTtgcttttcctctcctctctgtAAGAGGCCAACAGAACTGACTATGGTCAAGGTGAGTACTCTTAAAATCTCTTAAACAATAGCCTGGTCGTAAGTCCAGCCACAAattgatatatgaaatttagactAAGCCAAGCACTAGGCACTTTTGCCAAGGGTATACAATTACAATTTAGAAGTAGTGAAAGGTGCCACTCATAGTTACAAATATGTTAGTGGCATCCTGGACAACTTCACTTGCTGCATTATACTTCTAAGTGCAGTCTTTGTATCTGTTTTGTACTGCATAGTCTTTAAAACTTGTTACTGCTCTCTCACCTTGCAAATTCTGTATACAATCTTGCTGTGCCTTTATGTCCtagacaattttatatttttgcagtagTTTACCATAGACTGTTGTTAGAATTCACAGCTTTTAAAACTACAGTCTGATCTTCCTTTCCTGTTTTTCCCTGATTtgagtaatttattaaaaaaatatatatattaaagagcaCATCCGTGAGCACATCCGTCAGCACAGCCGAGTTGAAAAATAAGGCtcagcaatttattttttctctaagtATTTCAagcattctcatttttcacccaaCATTTTAGATTTAATCTTTTGGGGTCTGCCTTCTAATACAATTATTACTTGAGATTCAGTATATAAGGTACTTGAAAATAACAGTTACAGTGTCATTATTTTTGGCAGTGTTTAAAATTGGTAAAGTCATATGGTAaacctaaaaggccattaacttgtaAAGGTAAGTTATCAGAGAATAGATTGCCTTTATGATGAATAATAGAGTTGAAAGACATATAAAGCATAAATTCTGCATTTGCATACAGCAGTAAAAGATCAAGGGAAATTCTGCAAGGCACTTTCATAACAGACTTGCAGTCTTGAAGTCGTAAGCTTTTGCATTGACAATGCCACCTGAAAGGCCACTCCTGGAgttctacagtactgtacattacagGAGAAGAAATCTTGAATCAGCAATGTTTCACCATTTCAGAATACAGAACTCCATGTTTTTCCATACAAAGACAGTACATAGTCGTATATGTAGCACACCCCAGTACATTGCTGTCTTTAGTGTACAGTACTTTCATGTTCAGGTTGACTAAATTTTCAGCCAGCATTGCACTTGTATTTGTTTCTCCGATTCAACATACCTCTCTAGCACGCCATGCCTGTCCTTTAGTGTAGTATCTTCAGTCCTGTGTTACTTGTAAAGCATATTTAGATACTTGTACGTTGGTTTTTGAGAACTAACAGTTTAGCTTGATTTCCAGGTTTTGTTACAAGGTTTTGTATTGTATTAAAAGGTTGAAGTTTCAGTGATATAAAGAAGTTGGCCAGCTTGGTGGGAAGAGACCAAAAACAATAGGTGGAAAATAAACAGAAGCAGGGCTGCTGGGACTGAAGGAATATTGCAAGGAACCTGCAACATAACATCTTCAGTACAGCACAATGTCAACCTTGGGTGTCCACACCAAAAGCACTTCAAGAGTCAAGAAAAACCATTAGATGGGCATTACAGGGCAAAGTTTCCTTCACTCTCCTCTGTGGaagcagaaagaaaagataatgatGTTAATCAGCTTTAACACAAGACAGAGTGGAAAAAGTGGCAGGTGTATCAGAAGAATTTGATGATAAATACTGTTGTCCATCAAAGACCAGCCCAGTCTCTTTTGCTGTTATCATAGTATTATTGAAACTATTGCAGAAAAGGTGCTATATACTGATAAGTGTTAACAGCAAAATCTCAAGAGGAGGTAATGtttaaatgaagagagaaattgaCAGGATGATTGAAAACCTAAGCTAAAAAGTTGTGACTGGGAAAAAAGCAAAGGAATAATGCACAGTCACAATCCTCAGGCTTCCAAAATATACTTGAAGTAAAATCTGTTATACAGGACATAACTACAAAAAAGTACATTGGTTTAAGAGGTGGAGAGCCATTTTTAGTAGACAGGTGTGTCGTAGAGTAGAATGTATGCTACCTTGTGGACAGTGTAGGTAAaatactggtaaataaaaaaaaatattcaagtaaaaactTATGATGCATACACAAGGCCTATAAATCTTTAGTGAAAAAAGTGGCACTAGCAAAGAAATTGAAACCTTGAAAAGGTGAGATTTAAGAATGCCAAGAATTATGGCCATAGGGCAGGTGGATAGTACTGTGAAAAAGGGATGGTGTCCAGTGGTTGGAAAAAAGGTAGATCATTCAacttgagatggtttggacatgatTTTAATAATATGACGAGACCTGGAGGAAGGGCAGGAAattgtggaaaaaattaaatacctgaAAATGCAGTGTGTGTTTTAGCATTACATATTGCAGTTTCTTAATGTCTGTCCAAAATGTAATTAGAAAGAATATGGCTCAAACAAGAGAACATCCTCCAAGGATAAAACTTGTAAACATCATGGTGAACAACTGAAACCCAATCTGAGATCCTTGAATATTTTGTCAAATACCCTGAATTAAAAGGGAACCTTGAATAAAAcacaatttattcattataatatatttccTCTATATCTTCATTACAGTGTAACAAACATTTGTTCCACTTGTAacaatttttatacaaatgcaactcagaaaaaaatatattaaaacttcaaaaaattatattttataaataaaacattctagAAGACAATACCCTTATACTGTAATTTACTACATAAATATCAGCTTTGAAATTTTAAgactgtaaagaaaatattaacatctGCTAAATGAAGATTCAGGCTGCACTGTACTCATAAGAACAAATGTTCAGCCACATGATGAGTGGTAATGGTGGCAAACCCGCTTACTCCATTTCATGTCTGTCTGTAAATGATTCTTCAAAGTTATCAGATGACAATGAGAGCAGTTTTCATTCAAATAAGTACATACATGTATTGTCAACAGTATTAATAATGCTGTACTGTACTGGTTTGACCAAAGCAACAATCATCACTgacaaataaggaaataaaaatctagAGTTTTTCATACTGAACATAGCGCGCACACAATATCATCCAGGAGTATAGTACTTCACTTTACACAGCTTCAGGTTGTAATGGAGTCAACAAGCAAAGTGGATAATAATCTGCAAAATCCAACTCTGCAAGGGGCAATACTTTCCACTACTGCTGTCTTATATTCAACTGTGGGCTACACTGCAATAGGATAAACAGTAGATACaaatacattacagtactctggattacaataaaacaacaacacaagGATTATTTTAAAAGACTTCTTAAAATGTCTGCTACtaattcagcttttatttttataacttggaAAGCACCATCACTACACTGAAAAGACAAGGGCCTGCATGAAATGGAGATTAAATGGGTCTTTGATCACCAACCCACATTGCTTTACAAGCAAAACGAATGTCGTATGTTATCATCCAGCTAAACAAGTTTATGAAAGCGCAATCTTTAATGCCATAGCTATAAAACATAAGCCTACTTGAGCCTCTtggattcacttttttttttttttttaagacctcGTATTTCTGAAGCAGTACATGAAAACATGACATGCCCTTTTTCTGATGAACTGGTTGCTTGGAGCTACCACTGTTCAGATTTTTCAGCCACCACCACATCACATGAGTAGTCTACTAGTCAGAGTTTCACAGTTAAACATGATCTCATCCAGAGTTTAGCACCAACTGTGATGTGTACAGTGGTTCTAGATTCGGTTCATAACATCAGTTTTTCCAAATCACATCTTAAGGTGATTCCTgccaatgaaattaattaaaatactcAATACGAGACTACagcattattaaaaaatttttctataatgATTACCTCTACATGTAATACTGTatcaagaaaatacagaaaaaataatataccGATAACCTTGTTTTGAGGTAATATCAAAAGAATACTGAAAAAGAATCGTCAGAACCTTTAAAGAAAAGCGATCACTCAAGTTTGGTGGAAGGTATCGACTGGAAACTTTTCAAACAATATTGCCCACATAAATACAGCACATTCAGGAGTTACATAATTTATGTTTGTGAGTAAAGGTTTCAGCAGAAAATTCCATAAGAAAAACTATCAAATGCAGACTGTATTACTGTACCTTATGGTCAATGGAAATATGTACACAGTTCCCACAATAGACTATAGCTGCTTCCTTTACTTTATCACTGCAAATTCACTGTTGGTTGTAATTGTCTGACAGATATCTTATGTGATTGCTCTATACTATACTTGTAGTTGCCACCTTCTGGTCTAATCAAAATATAGTACGTTTCTAGCCAACTCATAAAACTTTGTATATTAGAACTTCCTTTACTGACATTGAAACTTCAAACCTCAAATACAGAGACTTACAGAACATCTTACCTTCTTACATAATACTTGTGGAAGTGCTCAAAACCAACCTGATATTTAtgttcatgagaaaaaaaaaaaaaatgacttgacTCTTCCAGATATCTAATTTACATCAGCCTATGAGCTGGTCATACCCAATGAATATCACTTATAAGGTTGCATTTACACATTCCTTTATTAGTGCAACTTGAACACTATTTTACTTGGATCTGAAGTTAATGGTGCCTCTTTGTGAAAAATTAATGGCAATCTGGAATAATAGTAGCTATAAAGACCATAACCTCATACGTTCTGTGAAATGCAATACCCTGCGCCAAGACATTTGACGtaacaatacatgtacacatcaaAGCAAAAATACCTTTATTCCAACTAACAAattatattgagagaattttcaaaatatatttagcaTTAAAAACTGGATGGTACAAACCTACAATAAATTTTACCACTCCAGCACACTAGATACCAACAAACAAACTGACGTGTTCTTCCAACCTTCAAAAAGGTAAACTccctttttaaacttttatgtatggaaaagaataagcaagGCATTTTCATCAGGGTTGTGGGTGGTAAGAACTATTcacaattcaacttttttttttttttatcaacaaagattactgtacagtataccaaCTAGTGATTCTTTACAGAACTGGCTTGTTAAATCTTTAATCATGATGTCTGCGGGCACTCGGCAGTGATTTCAAATGAATACATAATCTAATGGTAGAACATAAAAGTGAATTTCCACTTCACCAAAGCTCATATAACAGAATAACAAATTACTTATACAAACTAAGACTTTCTTGTTAGAAagttttataatatacagtactaaaATCTGGATGTACTGtaccaaataaatatattacataaaaatgccCTTAGGTAGTGACAGAACATACACATACTTTAATTGTGGGCAGTTGTGCAAGGTAATCATTTTTGGTTCACTTGTGAAAGCACCTagacttcatttccattttgtcaATTTGATCATGTATTGAAAGGCATGATTTGGAAAAGCTGAAATGGAATACAAATTTAAATGATGAACATTTACAGCATGTTATTGTACTCTGTTTCCCATTAAATAATACATGCTGAGGTTTTGATCTTGAAAATATTACTGTATCCTAACAAGAGATACCAAGATtaagaaaataatccaaaaaaaaaaataaaataagtaggCATAATGATTATCTGCAATGCATGGTGCCTCTCAAACAAGTCCGGCCTGCTAATGGTCTGCACCTACTGCCTTTAATCGCATAACAAACCACACAACACCACTCAATTCtaacattttttaaactttctaaAGAATGTCCTGAGCTTCATTCGCAGGTAAGTTTTCCACAGTACAATCACCGTGTGTGAGACGGTACATTGCCATCTCTGAGATTCCATGGTAATGGACAAAAGCTGCAGCAATCACTAGAATATGGAAGATCTGGTGACTCTGGAACTGGAAGAAAAGACAACACAATCTTTCAGAAAGTACCGTggtatacatttaaaaatctgCTTAATATAGCCAATTTTCTAAAAATACCTTTGTTATTTGATTACAAGATTACCTAATAAGATCACTGAGCCAGTTCTCAAGCTCTTGCTGGAATGACCAGAAAGATTTGCTCTTACTGAAAATCAAAAAGCTTACCCAAAGATCACATTTTCCAGGGAAGAATCTCTCTGGAACCCGGACAGCATACAGTAGTGCCCCAAGAACGTAGAGGACTCCCATAAGGATAAGCCAGCCCAGGGAGGCACGAGTAATTGCAAAGTCAAATCCTTCAATGAGAGTATAATGAACTGCTGGGATGATGCCAGACAATCCAAATGTTAAGAAAACACCTGAGGGGACAAATAGATGTGTGTTAGTAAAGTATCAAAAGTAACTCCTTCAATCCTCAAGTGAGGGTATATCACTGTAGGATgattttacaacaaattttttttcccccaccCCCAATGCTTGGGCTACATCCTTACATCTAGATACTGAAAATCCATTTGGAAAACTAAACCTGAATCTCTCCAATCACGGACTCAGATTTTGCTGTTTAACTCCTCCCTTTTTCGCAGTCTAAAAGTACTGCATATTTaactattttccatttattgacCAAGAGGACACATTCAATTACATATAATTTCCTCTGATCAGAAAAGTTATGTATAGTAAAGTTAGCAAAGTAACCTATGGTTAAAAACTAGTTTTAGTCTCTAGATGGTAAAAACATTTGTTAGGATATTCTGCATAACTCGAATGATCAAATATCCACCAATGAGCCAAGTTAGCTAAAGTAAGTTATAGTAAAAACTCAATTTAGatttaatggtaaaataattcattatgatCCAGTACAGTACTTCTATAAATTTTCATGTCCACATATCTACCAAATAGTaaccagaaagagaaaaataacggTACACtggtagaaaactaaaaaatatataataataaagcttgTACCAAATGGGCCGGCTTACCTGCACGTAGTGGTCTGAAAGTTGGGGTGCTGAACTTCTCCCACAAGGAGACTATGATAGTTGTAATGCCAAGGACAACAACAGCCGTTAAGTATATAAGTTTTGGTTGGAAGTCACAGTAAAACCCATAGTACAACCAAGGAACGAATGATCCCATAATTAATAAAGCAATACCACAGTAATccaatctggaaaaaaatatttatattagaatAAGACAATATAAAATAGCCaattgtacattactgtacttATTAATGTTAGCATGTGAATATTGTACAGCACCTTCAAATCTTTGCATGCCTTCAATAATACTAAAGCAAATTCAATGATCTAGGATTTGAAGAATTTCATGAAAGGTGTTGTACCAAAGAAATGATTTGCTCATCACTGCAGTTTTGTTAGATGTACAGGAATCCATACAACTTGATACAGGAGAACACCATAAGGATTCTTTACTAAAGTATACCATAACAAGACTAAAAAGTATGAATGGGTGTATTACAAAGCCTCAAAACTTGTAACgtcaaactgaaaacaaatactCGACAATTTCTGAACTTACTTGCTAAAGAGCTTTCCGACAAACTCCGAATGGCAGGAGACTGTGTGGAAAGTGAAGGACAGACCTAGGCAGAAGATGGCACCTATGAAGAAGGCCGTGAAAACCAGCTTCTCCTCCAAATCCACTTCAACCCAGTTGGGACCCAGTGACCAACCCGTCAAGAAATACACCATCACACCGATGAATGCCATGCAACCTGAAACAAACGAAACGCATGATTAAAATGATATTCTGATGAACCTGAAATCAAGATACTGAATCTTTCAGACCTTCCCTAAGAGAAAGAAGTATACGAAACATTCTAACTCAGGGTTACGCAAGAGGTCTGCGCAAATTTCCCTTCTTATCTccaatatattatttatcttttctcacCACCACCTACCATTAGCTACTGCCTTTAATAGCTTGCTTTATAACATTGACAATACCGTGTTTCTGTCTACAAAACTTTGACTCATTTTTACCATCCCGGGAACTAAAATGATGCAAgtaattcaaacaattttttaagACCTTCAAAGTCAGTTCAGGGCTACGGTAGCTCGCGGCTATTTAAGGAAACGGCAAACTACAACTaaaattacgggctgctctagaagcaagagcccgtgctggcacaaggccagctaaatctaaaacaacatacAACTAAAACGAATGAGAGGAGAGTGAAATCAATTGAAAATTTTGCGCCAGTCTTAGAAACTGGTAGTCGTTATAGAACCGTTAGGATAACAATAGTTTGTTACCCAAAGGTCTTCCCCAACGTGCTCCAATAACTGAATTTCGCATAACCGCcttacccacccacccccttccacTCCCTCCCCCCGACCAAAGGCTAACTTGACTGCCATGTGAAACCTTCAGAGGTTCGGTCGTTCGAACACAGTCGGATGATTATtcgtgtggggaggggggggggtcgtCTTTGACCACTGTCCTGTCactatgatttcagtatatttaataaagattttagtcattttttcttataccaagtatatattttgaatgtaaaagtttaatatatactttttttt is part of the Macrobrachium rosenbergii isolate ZJJX-2024 chromosome 41, ASM4041242v1, whole genome shotgun sequence genome and encodes:
- the AdipoR gene encoding adiponectin receptor protein isoform X2, which gives rise to MAFHALPIKQEEELRHRVVNHESHDDDLVLCSVAQSAFETAEELVHKVWEEVASWKTQPFSKLPKWLQDNDFLHHWHRPPLPSFAACFKSIFRIHTETGNIWTHLLGCMAFIGVMVYFLTGWSLGPNWVEVDLEEKLVFTAFFIGAIFCLGLSFTFHTVSCHSEFVGKLFSKLDYCGIALLIMGSFVPWLYYGFYCDFQPKLIYLTAVVVLGITTIIVSLWEKFSTPTFRPLRAGVFLTFGLSGIIPAVHYTLIEGFDFAITRASLGWLILMGVLYVLGALLYAVRVPERFFPGKCDLWFQSHQIFHILVIAAAFVHYHGISEMAMYRLTHGDCTVENLPANEAQDIL
- the AdipoR gene encoding adiponectin receptor protein isoform X1, whose translation is MSGFDEILGTAIEVRRRTLGCNESDPHLPDAIETLQSDIFPELNKLLDGNDAGDDDDDDSQGCPLPGTPEEDSLIDSKEEEELRHRVVNHESHDDDLVLCSVAQSAFETAEELVHKVWEEVASWKTQPFSKLPKWLQDNDFLHHWHRPPLPSFAACFKSIFRIHTETGNIWTHLLGCMAFIGVMVYFLTGWSLGPNWVEVDLEEKLVFTAFFIGAIFCLGLSFTFHTVSCHSEFVGKLFSKLDYCGIALLIMGSFVPWLYYGFYCDFQPKLIYLTAVVVLGITTIIVSLWEKFSTPTFRPLRAGVFLTFGLSGIIPAVHYTLIEGFDFAITRASLGWLILMGVLYVLGALLYAVRVPERFFPGKCDLWFQSHQIFHILVIAAAFVHYHGISEMAMYRLTHGDCTVENLPANEAQDIL